Proteins from one Nakamurella multipartita DSM 44233 genomic window:
- a CDS encoding ATP-binding protein codes for MHKLLAPGVDAQRGDTDGVEPDGVTVDGDTDGGDTDGAVLVVRAGDVAAVRRSSPDSAIVALVRSTEPAAAIAAQLAGADLVLPWTDETPPREADLAAARVAARLLAGRARGVRRQTREAAHEVAGQAGALTLLAELLGPDQPPTRAEQLRRLAARGAQLAWQAGRVARTAGAVVERVDVAAVVHALARTGPAELDLHVDAPAPVVALVDQARLIRSLEQLIDNARRAGARQLTLRVSGRPGPAGVRVLVVDDGPGLPAGWTSQTATTPFVSGWAEPADGLGLAEVADFAADHGGTLRVTPRPDAAGVRVELRLPAAADTGPHPGEVVPPPADADGALAGILEGIARRAPLAESLEDLVATMERHLPDSRCSILVLDQDTRTLHHGAGARLPAAYRAAIDGLSIGPQAGSCGTAAFTRQEVVVADIATDRRWADYRAQALPHGLRSCWSRPILAVEQGVVLGTFAVYHAEPWVPDESAIELVQRLTHVAAVAIGTAALYGQLVESEARFRSTFEAAGLGIALVGPSGTIQDANAALTAMAGRDVVGQRLVELLDPRDAAGTADALAALLRQPETEQRLAPAEVRVRRAGEPEPLWAALSGSLIRGSQSEPRHFCIELFDLTERRRVAQARRAQAVAQAADRAKSELLALVSHEVRTPLNAVIGFAQVLRGLPLTPERQSAAVEHILGAGRHLLQLINDLIDLTGAETRQLQLTFEPLPAGPVVAEAMQIVAGMAEERSIALSSRAVGAGPAVWADRHRLRQVLLNLLGNAIKFTPAGGRVEVIVGDGEILVRDTGEGIAPDQVPLLFTPFHRAGTSSAEGSGLGLALSQRLMRAMGGELTLLSTGAGGSTFMVVLPAAAPAAVSDRPRSPVPAS; via the coding sequence ATGCACAAGCTCCTCGCACCAGGTGTAGACGCCCAGCGTGGCGACACCGACGGTGTCGAACCCGATGGTGTCACCGTCGATGGTGACACCGACGGTGGTGACACCGACGGCGCCGTCCTGGTAGTGCGGGCCGGCGACGTCGCCGCCGTGCGCCGATCGTCGCCCGATAGTGCCATTGTGGCCCTCGTCCGGTCGACCGAGCCGGCCGCGGCGATCGCCGCCCAGTTGGCCGGCGCTGACCTCGTGCTGCCCTGGACCGACGAAACCCCGCCCCGCGAAGCCGATCTCGCTGCGGCTCGGGTGGCCGCGCGGCTGCTCGCCGGGCGGGCGCGGGGGGTCCGCAGGCAGACCCGGGAAGCCGCGCACGAGGTCGCCGGCCAGGCCGGCGCGCTCACCCTGCTGGCCGAGCTGCTCGGCCCCGATCAGCCGCCCACCCGCGCCGAGCAGCTGCGCCGGCTCGCCGCCCGCGGCGCGCAGCTGGCCTGGCAGGCCGGCCGGGTGGCCCGCACGGCCGGGGCCGTGGTCGAGCGGGTGGACGTCGCGGCCGTGGTCCACGCGCTCGCCCGCACTGGGCCGGCCGAGCTCGACCTGCACGTCGACGCGCCCGCTCCGGTGGTCGCGCTGGTCGATCAGGCGCGGCTGATCCGCTCGCTCGAGCAGTTGATCGACAACGCCCGCCGGGCCGGGGCCCGGCAGCTCACGCTCCGGGTGAGCGGCCGGCCCGGGCCGGCCGGGGTGCGTGTGCTGGTCGTGGACGACGGGCCCGGGCTTCCGGCGGGCTGGACGTCGCAGACGGCGACGACGCCGTTCGTCAGTGGCTGGGCCGAACCGGCGGACGGGCTGGGGCTGGCCGAGGTCGCGGATTTCGCCGCCGACCACGGCGGCACGCTGCGGGTGACGCCGCGGCCGGACGCGGCCGGAGTCCGGGTGGAGCTGCGGCTGCCCGCGGCGGCCGACACCGGGCCACACCCGGGCGAGGTGGTCCCGCCGCCGGCCGATGCCGATGGGGCGCTGGCCGGCATCCTGGAAGGGATCGCCCGCCGGGCCCCGCTGGCCGAGAGCCTCGAGGACCTGGTCGCCACCATGGAGCGGCACCTGCCGGACAGCCGCTGCTCGATCCTGGTGCTGGACCAGGACACCCGAACCCTGCACCACGGGGCCGGGGCGCGGCTGCCGGCGGCCTACCGGGCGGCCATCGACGGGTTGTCGATCGGCCCGCAGGCCGGGTCCTGCGGCACGGCCGCGTTCACCCGGCAGGAGGTCGTCGTCGCCGACATCGCCACCGACCGACGCTGGGCGGACTACCGCGCGCAGGCCCTGCCGCACGGCCTGCGCTCGTGCTGGTCGCGGCCGATCCTGGCGGTCGAACAAGGCGTGGTGCTCGGCACTTTCGCGGTGTATCACGCCGAGCCGTGGGTGCCCGATGAGTCGGCGATCGAGCTGGTGCAGCGCCTGACCCACGTGGCCGCCGTCGCCATCGGCACCGCCGCGTTGTACGGGCAACTCGTGGAAAGCGAGGCCCGGTTCCGCAGCACCTTCGAGGCCGCCGGGCTGGGCATCGCCCTGGTCGGACCGTCCGGCACCATCCAGGACGCCAACGCCGCGCTCACCGCGATGGCCGGACGCGATGTCGTCGGCCAGCGGCTGGTCGAGCTGCTCGACCCGCGGGACGCGGCCGGCACCGCCGACGCGCTGGCCGCGCTGCTGCGGCAGCCGGAGACCGAGCAGCGGCTGGCCCCGGCCGAGGTCCGGGTGCGCCGGGCCGGAGAGCCGGAGCCGCTGTGGGCGGCCCTGAGTGGCTCGCTCATCCGCGGGTCGCAGAGCGAGCCCCGGCACTTCTGCATCGAGCTGTTCGACCTCACCGAACGGCGCCGGGTCGCCCAGGCCCGCCGGGCGCAGGCGGTCGCCCAGGCCGCCGACCGGGCCAAGAGCGAGCTGCTGGCCCTGGTCAGCCACGAGGTCCGCACCCCGCTCAACGCCGTCATCGGGTTCGCCCAGGTGCTGCGCGGCCTGCCGCTCACCCCCGAGCGGCAGTCGGCGGCGGTCGAGCACATCCTGGGCGCCGGCCGGCACCTGCTCCAGCTGATTAACGATCTGATCGACCTGACCGGAGCCGAAACCCGACAATTGCAGCTGACTTTCGAGCCGCTACCGGCCGGCCCGGTGGTCGCCGAGGCGATGCAGATCGTCGCCGGAATGGCCGAGGAACGCTCGATCGCGCTGAGCTCGCGCGCGGTCGGCGCCGGGCCGGCGGTGTGGGCCGACCGGCACCGGCTGCGGCAGGTGCTGCTGAACCTGCTGGGCAACGCGATCAAGTTCACCCCGGCCGGCGGCCGGGTCGAGGTGATCGTGGGCGACGGCGAGATCCTGGTCCGGGACACCGGCGAGGGCATCGCGCCGGATCAGGTGCCGTTGCTGTTCACGCCGTTCCATCGGGCCGGGACCAGCAGCGCCGAGGGATCGGGGCTGGGATTGGCGCTCTCGCAACGGCTGATGCGGGCCATGGGCGGCGAGCTGACCCTGCTGAGCACCGGCGCCGGGGGCAGCACGTTCATGGTGGTGCTGCCGGCGGCCGCGCCGGCCGCGGTCAGCGACCGGCCCCGCTCGCCGGTGCCGGCGTCGTGA
- a CDS encoding response regulator produces MDVVAVDDDRTGVELLRMVLEADGHTVRTAGTAAAALELLLAAAPSVLITDLMMGADRQGGYRLIDQVRRRPQLDGLPVVALTGVTSAQDLARARAAGADRCLAKPIDVAEFLRVLREVTTPAPASGAGR; encoded by the coding sequence ATGGACGTGGTGGCGGTGGACGACGATCGCACGGGCGTGGAGCTGCTGCGGATGGTGCTGGAGGCCGACGGGCACACGGTGCGCACGGCCGGGACGGCCGCGGCCGCGCTGGAGCTGCTGCTGGCCGCGGCGCCCAGCGTGCTGATCACCGACCTGATGATGGGCGCCGATCGCCAGGGCGGCTACCGGCTGATCGACCAGGTGCGGCGCCGCCCGCAGCTGGACGGGCTGCCGGTGGTGGCGCTGACCGGGGTGACCAGCGCCCAGGACCTGGCCCGCGCCCGCGCCGCCGGCGCCGACCGCTGCCTGGCCAAGCCGATCGACGTCGCCGAATTCCTGCGGGTGCTGCGCGAGGTCACGACGCCGGCACCGGCGAGCGGGGCCGGTCGCTGA
- a CDS encoding LLM class flavin-dependent oxidoreductase produces MKLALYLPNFRDKVTVKELEDLTALAEELDFDSVWALDRVVVPEASDRGELQYPFGMMTEFPNGMPVNSRGQWFQGMTLIPWLAAKTTKVRIGMSIIDTPYRAPGVLAAELATQDHLSGGRLNVGIGAGWMPEEFAAASATAIFPRRHAHVRETMEIMQGIWTNEVFEYHGEFADFGPSGFGHKPLQKPYPPIYFSGTRDPRRSARRIAKYGLSGWIGIQDSPEEITRWRSEIDRELGELGRELPEGFDMCSMIWFVITDTDVDQTPAGKASNLLVGSAQQVEDILKRYQEAGMTMPLLWPPFRDVPTAKTMDDLKRLTEEILPKVNAQA; encoded by the coding sequence ATGAAACTCGCGCTGTACCTTCCCAATTTCCGCGACAAGGTGACGGTCAAGGAACTGGAGGACCTCACCGCATTGGCCGAGGAGCTCGACTTCGACTCGGTCTGGGCCCTGGACCGGGTGGTGGTGCCCGAGGCCTCCGACCGCGGCGAACTGCAGTATCCGTTCGGCATGATGACCGAGTTCCCGAACGGCATGCCAGTCAACTCGCGCGGGCAGTGGTTCCAGGGCATGACGCTGATCCCGTGGCTGGCGGCCAAGACCACCAAGGTCCGCATCGGGATGAGCATCATCGACACCCCCTACCGCGCGCCGGGCGTGCTGGCCGCCGAACTGGCCACCCAGGACCATCTTTCCGGTGGCCGGCTGAACGTGGGCATCGGCGCCGGCTGGATGCCCGAGGAGTTCGCCGCGGCCAGCGCGACGGCCATCTTCCCGCGCCGGCACGCGCATGTGCGCGAGACGATGGAGATCATGCAGGGCATCTGGACCAACGAGGTGTTCGAATACCACGGCGAGTTCGCCGATTTCGGGCCAAGCGGGTTCGGGCACAAGCCGCTGCAGAAGCCCTATCCACCAATTTATTTCAGCGGGACCCGGGATCCCCGGCGGTCGGCTCGGCGCATTGCCAAGTACGGCCTGTCCGGCTGGATCGGCATCCAGGACTCGCCGGAGGAGATCACCCGATGGCGCTCGGAGATCGACCGGGAACTCGGCGAGCTGGGACGTGAACTGCCCGAGGGTTTCGACATGTGCAGCATGATCTGGTTCGTCATCACCGACACCGACGTCGACCAGACACCGGCCGGGAAGGCGTCCAACCTGCTGGTCGGATCGGCGCAGCAGGTCGAGGACATCCTCAAGCGCTACCAGGAAGCGGGCATGACGATGCCGCTGCTGTGGCCGCCGTTCCGGGACGTCCCGACGGCCAAGACGATGGACGACCTCAAGCGACTGACCGAGGAGATCCTGCCCAAGGTCAACGCGCAGGCCTAA
- a CDS encoding TIGR03668 family PPOX class F420-dependent oxidoreductase, which yields MRLSTDQARARFAAARVARLATVSAAGVPHLVPITFALLDDQIVFVVDDKPKRTTRLRRMDNIAAQPAVCVLVDVYDDDWSRLWWVRADGRATVHDTGTAIDTGAAIDTDRAIDALAARYPAYRQRRPPGPVVAIAVTRWTGWAAAESG from the coding sequence ATGCGGCTGAGCACCGACCAGGCCCGCGCCCGGTTCGCCGCGGCCCGGGTGGCGCGGTTGGCCACCGTGTCGGCGGCCGGCGTGCCCCATCTGGTTCCGATCACCTTCGCCCTCCTCGACGATCAGATCGTCTTCGTGGTCGACGACAAACCCAAGCGCACCACGCGCCTGCGCCGGATGGACAACATCGCCGCCCAGCCGGCGGTCTGCGTGCTGGTCGACGTCTACGACGACGACTGGAGCCGGTTGTGGTGGGTTCGCGCGGACGGCCGGGCCACGGTGCACGACACCGGCACGGCCATCGACACCGGCGCGGCCATTGACACCGACCGGGCCATCGACGCCCTGGCCGCTCGGTACCCGGCGTACCGGCAACGCCGCCCGCCCGGTCCGGTCGTCGCGATCGCGGTGACCCGGTGGACCGGCTGGGCGGCGGCCGAATCCGGTTAG
- a CDS encoding acetoacetate--CoA ligase: MASEPAMSEILWAPSADRIAHSRLRAYLDWLQERKSRPFPDHDALWAWSVQELDRFWLSIVDYFDVDLQRADGTVRTADPMPFTRWFPGARLNWAQHLLRAGAEDATALVCLQEGGGPARQITFGRLRAAVASAAGWLRRAGVVPGDRVAAYLPNTEHAVIAALAAAAVGAVWACCSPDFGAEGTLGRLAQLEPTVLLAADGYHWNGKDIDRAEVVAQLRAGLPTVRRFVHVPYVFDRPDPAGSTPWSDLLAGDEPLTFEPVEFSHPLWVLFTSGTTGLPKGLVHGHGGITLEGFKWSGLYAGLRPGERIFTHTSTGWALWNIQINALMQGASLVLYEGSPNHPPGAVWQVAARTGADVMLLGAAVITATAAAGVDPRGAGLDLSRLRHLLVSGSALPSAGYHWVMEHLSPDLRIDSTSGGTDISGSFVGANEYAPVRVGRIAGRLAGVDCAAWDEDGHPVVDAVGDLVITQPMPSMPVHLWNDPQARRYLESYFDTWPGVWRHGDWVTMYADGSIAIHGRSDSTLNRQGVRLGSADFYDVLETMPEISETLVVGLDLPDDGYWLGLFVAPAPGYQLDDDLRQKIVTTLRSRLTPRHVPDEIIAAPAVPHTLTGKRLEVPIKKLLAGKPLEKAANLATVDNPDALRWYARFATDRWAERRSTAG; this comes from the coding sequence ATGGCGAGCGAACCCGCGATGAGTGAGATCCTCTGGGCCCCGTCGGCCGACCGCATCGCCCACTCCCGGTTGCGCGCGTACCTGGACTGGTTGCAGGAGCGGAAATCTCGTCCGTTCCCGGACCACGACGCGCTGTGGGCGTGGTCGGTGCAGGAACTGGACCGGTTCTGGCTCTCGATCGTCGACTACTTCGACGTCGACCTGCAGCGGGCCGACGGCACGGTGCGCACCGCCGATCCGATGCCGTTCACCCGCTGGTTCCCCGGGGCGCGGTTGAACTGGGCCCAGCACCTGCTGCGCGCGGGCGCCGAGGATGCCACCGCGCTGGTCTGCCTGCAGGAGGGCGGCGGCCCGGCCCGGCAGATCACCTTCGGCCGGCTGCGGGCGGCGGTAGCGTCGGCCGCCGGCTGGCTGCGCCGGGCCGGCGTCGTGCCCGGCGATCGGGTGGCCGCCTACCTGCCCAACACCGAGCACGCCGTGATCGCGGCCCTGGCCGCCGCCGCGGTCGGCGCGGTCTGGGCGTGCTGCTCGCCGGACTTCGGGGCCGAGGGCACGCTCGGCCGGCTGGCCCAACTCGAACCCACCGTGCTGCTGGCCGCCGACGGGTACCACTGGAACGGCAAGGACATCGACCGCGCCGAGGTCGTCGCCCAGTTGCGGGCCGGACTGCCGACGGTGCGCCGGTTCGTGCACGTCCCGTACGTGTTCGACCGTCCCGACCCGGCCGGTTCGACCCCGTGGAGCGACCTGCTGGCCGGCGACGAGCCGCTGACGTTCGAGCCGGTCGAATTCTCCCATCCGCTGTGGGTGCTGTTCACCTCCGGCACCACCGGCCTGCCCAAAGGCCTGGTGCACGGGCACGGCGGCATCACCCTGGAGGGGTTCAAGTGGTCCGGGCTCTACGCCGGGCTGCGGCCCGGCGAACGGATCTTCACCCACACCTCGACCGGGTGGGCGCTGTGGAACATCCAGATCAACGCGCTGATGCAGGGCGCCAGCCTGGTGCTCTACGAGGGCAGCCCCAATCACCCGCCGGGGGCGGTCTGGCAGGTCGCTGCCCGCACCGGCGCCGACGTCATGCTGCTGGGTGCCGCCGTCATCACCGCCACCGCGGCCGCCGGGGTCGACCCACGCGGGGCCGGGCTGGACCTGAGCCGGCTGCGGCACCTGCTGGTCAGCGGCTCCGCGCTGCCCTCGGCCGGCTACCACTGGGTGATGGAGCACCTGAGCCCCGACCTGCGCATCGATTCGACCAGTGGCGGCACCGACATCTCCGGCTCGTTCGTCGGTGCCAACGAGTACGCCCCGGTCCGGGTCGGCCGGATCGCCGGCCGGCTGGCCGGCGTCGACTGCGCGGCCTGGGACGAGGACGGTCACCCGGTGGTCGACGCCGTCGGCGACCTGGTGATCACCCAGCCGATGCCGTCGATGCCGGTGCACCTGTGGAACGACCCGCAGGCCCGGCGCTACCTGGAGTCCTACTTCGACACCTGGCCGGGGGTGTGGCGGCACGGGGACTGGGTGACGATGTACGCCGACGGCAGCATCGCCATCCATGGCCGTTCCGACTCGACGCTCAACCGGCAGGGCGTGCGGCTGGGCAGCGCCGACTTCTACGACGTGCTGGAGACCATGCCGGAGATCTCCGAAACCCTGGTGGTCGGACTGGATCTGCCTGACGACGGCTACTGGCTGGGCCTGTTCGTGGCCCCGGCCCCGGGCTACCAGCTCGACGACGACCTGCGGCAGAAGATCGTCACCACCCTGCGCAGCCGGCTCACCCCCCGGCATGTGCCGGACGAGATCATCGCCGCGCCCGCCGTCCCGCACACGCTGACCGGCAAGCGGCTCGAGGTGCCGATCAAGAAACTGCTGGCCGGCAAGCCGTTGGAGAAGGCGGCCAACCTGGCCACCGTCGACAACCCGGACGCCCTGCGCTGGTACGCGCGCTTCGCCACCGATCGCTGGGCCGAGCGCCGGTCCACCGCCGGGTGA